The following are encoded in a window of Athene noctua chromosome 29, bAthNoc1.hap1.1, whole genome shotgun sequence genomic DNA:
- the LOC141971739 gene encoding lens fiber membrane intrinsic protein-like, producing the protein MPAGGGLLCGASGLGLLLAATATDFWLQRRGPGGTGSLGLWRVCGGGHCHPHPGTPALWEATRVLMLLSVFAAAAGLALGFSVAASAARRARARVAGVTLLLAGLLALLGLALYAAGTLSLLGPARAAWRFSWSYILGWVAVVLIGSAGIFHLCAATKDPSPESSEVAGA; encoded by the exons atgccggcgggcggggggctgctCTGCGGGGCCAGCGGCCTGGGCCTGCTGCTGGCCGCCACGGCCACCGACTTCTGGCTGCAGCGCCGGGGGCCCGGCGGCACCGGCAGCCTCGGGCTGTGGCGCGTCTGCGGGGGGGGGcactgccacccccaccccggcACCCCGG ccctaTGGGAGGCCACGCGGGTGCTGATGCTGCTCTCGGTgttcgccgccgccgccggcctcGCCCTGGGCTTCTCCGTCGCGGCCAGCGCTGCCCGGCGGGCACGTGCCCGCGTGGCCGGTGTCACCCTGCTCCTGGCCG ggctgctggcactgctggggcTGGCGCTGTACGCGGCCGGCACGCTGAGCCTCCTGGGGCCGGCCCGCGCCGCCTGGCGCTTCTCCTGGTCCTACATCCTGGGCTGGGTCGCTGTCGTCCTCATCGGCTCGGCAG ggaTTTTCCACCTCTGTGCCGCCACCAAGGACCCGTCTCCGGAGAGCTCCGAAGTGGCGGGAGCTTGA